From a single Oreochromis niloticus isolate F11D_XX linkage group LG4, O_niloticus_UMD_NMBU, whole genome shotgun sequence genomic region:
- the LOC100700560 gene encoding deoxyribonuclease-1 isoform X2 produces MHLVCTLGLFLTLLHLSNSLLLGAFNIKSFGDTKASNATLMNIITKIVKRYDVILIQEVRDSDLSATQTLMNYVNKDSPQYKYIVSEPLGASTYKERYLFLYREALVSVVKSYTYDDGPEETGQDTFSREPFVVMFSSKNTAVKDFTLIPQHTSPDLAVRELNALYDVVLDVRARWNTNDIVLLGDFNAGCSYVSGSAWQQIRIFTDKTFHWLITDAADTTVSQTVCPYDRIVVTTDMMRGVVQNSAKVYNYMTDLNLKQDLALAVSDHFPVEVKLS; encoded by the exons ATGCATTTGGTGTGCACTTTGGGGCTTTTTCTGACCTTGCTGCATCTTTCCAACTCGCTGCTGCTGGGAGCCTTTAACATCAAATCCTTCGGGGACACCAAAGCCTCCAACGCCACTCTGATGAACATCATTACCAAG aTTGTCAAACGCTATGACGTCATTCTGATCCAAGAGGTCAGAGACAGCGATCTCTCAGCGACCCAAACACTCATGAATTATGTCAACAA AGATTCTCCTCAGTACAAGTACATCGTCAGTGAGCCTCTCGGTGCGAGCACCTATAAAGAGCGATATCTCTTCCTGTACAG AGAGGCGTTGGTATCTGTGGTAAAAAGCTACACCTATGATGATGGCCcggaggaaactggacaagacACCTTTAGCAGGGAGCCATTTGTCGTAATGTTCTCCTCCAAAAACACTG CTGTGAAAGACTTTACTCTGATCCCCCAGCACACTTCCCCAGACTTAGCTGTTCGGGAGCTAAATGCTCTCTATGACGTGGTGTTAGATGTCCGCGCTCGCTGGAACACCAAT GACATTGTGCTGCTGGGTGACTTCAATGCAGGTTGCAGTTATGTGTCCGGGTCTGCCTGGCAGCAGATCCGCATCTTCACTGACAAGACTTTCCATTGGCTGATCACTGATGCGGCCGACACTACCGTGTCGCAAACTGTCTGCCCTTACGACAG GATTGTGGTCACAACGGACATGATGAGAGGAGTGGTGCAAAACAGTGCCAAGGTGTATAACTACATGACGGACTTGAATCTCAAACAAGATCTG
- the LOC100700560 gene encoding deoxyribonuclease-1 isoform X1 — translation MQTYRSRMHLVCTLGLFLTLLHLSNSLLLGAFNIKSFGDTKASNATLMNIITKIVKRYDVILIQEVRDSDLSATQTLMNYVNKDSPQYKYIVSEPLGASTYKERYLFLYREALVSVVKSYTYDDGPEETGQDTFSREPFVVMFSSKNTAVKDFTLIPQHTSPDLAVRELNALYDVVLDVRARWNTNDIVLLGDFNAGCSYVSGSAWQQIRIFTDKTFHWLITDAADTTVSQTVCPYDRIVVTTDMMRGVVQNSAKVYNYMTDLNLKQDLALAVSDHFPVEVKLS, via the exons ATGCAGACATACAGGAGCAG GATGCATTTGGTGTGCACTTTGGGGCTTTTTCTGACCTTGCTGCATCTTTCCAACTCGCTGCTGCTGGGAGCCTTTAACATCAAATCCTTCGGGGACACCAAAGCCTCCAACGCCACTCTGATGAACATCATTACCAAG aTTGTCAAACGCTATGACGTCATTCTGATCCAAGAGGTCAGAGACAGCGATCTCTCAGCGACCCAAACACTCATGAATTATGTCAACAA AGATTCTCCTCAGTACAAGTACATCGTCAGTGAGCCTCTCGGTGCGAGCACCTATAAAGAGCGATATCTCTTCCTGTACAG AGAGGCGTTGGTATCTGTGGTAAAAAGCTACACCTATGATGATGGCCcggaggaaactggacaagacACCTTTAGCAGGGAGCCATTTGTCGTAATGTTCTCCTCCAAAAACACTG CTGTGAAAGACTTTACTCTGATCCCCCAGCACACTTCCCCAGACTTAGCTGTTCGGGAGCTAAATGCTCTCTATGACGTGGTGTTAGATGTCCGCGCTCGCTGGAACACCAAT GACATTGTGCTGCTGGGTGACTTCAATGCAGGTTGCAGTTATGTGTCCGGGTCTGCCTGGCAGCAGATCCGCATCTTCACTGACAAGACTTTCCATTGGCTGATCACTGATGCGGCCGACACTACCGTGTCGCAAACTGTCTGCCCTTACGACAG GATTGTGGTCACAACGGACATGATGAGAGGAGTGGTGCAAAACAGTGCCAAGGTGTATAACTACATGACGGACTTGAATCTCAAACAAGATCTG